From the genome of Polyodon spathula isolate WHYD16114869_AA chromosome 14, ASM1765450v1, whole genome shotgun sequence, one region includes:
- the LOC121326957 gene encoding leucine-rich repeat-containing protein 19-like isoform X4, which translates to MISCSEKNLKLIPSTVNKSTVTTMDLSQNQLDFSSPENQRRLQSLVSLISLNLSSNYLPLLERSTFSNLTKLQSLDLSNCSLKEIKPGAFHDLSNLQTLILSRNQLRGSLPLAFLDLKRLTLLDLQNNSLVSVELPFLDWLGKVNDVKLHGNEWRCHCPSSAIQQWVKQSRVSGLKCSSPDDSKGLYIEAYPCKESVFMSLSAEYRDTVYIAGPFNTNGSVGTNSSVPPGGAKSMPSWRYLVAVLVTAICLSVLIALAVKCKLFSRYLASYRHTRLSDTDTSSRYSQYDAESMSGRGGAHQPELAPGDLEDDDGFIEDNYIQASERQQAEQEAGEQEEEEEEDDFQFSIA; encoded by the exons ATGATCAGCTGCAGTGAGAAGAATCTCAAACTAATCCCGTCGACAGTTAACAAGAGCACTGTGACCACCATGGATCTATCACAGAACCAGCTGGACTTCTCCAGCCCTGAAAACCAAAGGAGACTACAGAGCCTTGTGTCTTTGATTTCCCTTAACCTTTCCAGCAACTACCTCCCCCTGCTGGAAAGATCGACCTTCAGCAACCTCACCAAACTACAGAGCCTGGATCTCAGCAACTGTAGTCTGAAGGAGATAAAGCCTGGGGCTTTCCACGACCTGTCTAACCTACAGACACTCATTCTCAGCAGGAACCAGCTCAGGGGCTCCCTCCCTCTGGCTTTCCTGGATCTGAAGCGCCTAACGTTGCTGGATCTGCAGAACAACAGCTTGGTCTCTGTCGAACTGCCATTCCTGGACTGGCTTGGGAAGGTGAATGACGTGAAACTTCATGGCAATGAGTGGAGGTGTCACTGCCCAAGCAGCGCCATCCAGCAGTGGGTCAAGCAATCCAGAG TGTCTGGGTTGAAGTGCTCCTCCCCTGATGACTCCAAAGGCTTGTACATCGAGGCCTATCCGTGCAAGGAAAGTGTTTTTATGTCTCTCAGTGCTGAGTACCGAGATACTGTCTACATCGCAGGACCATTCAATACCA ATGGGTCAGTAGGGACCAACAGCAGTGTGCCACCAGGGGGCGCCAAAAGCATGCCCAGCTGGAGGTACCTGGTGGCGGTGCTGGTGACGGCTATCTGCCTCTCCGTCCTGATCGCGCTGGCCGTGAAGTGCAAGCTCTTCAGCCGCTACCTGGCCAGCTACCGGCACACGCGGCTGTCTGACACCGACACCTCCAGCCGGTACAGCCAGTACGACGCAGAGAGCATGTCTGGGCGGGGAGGGGCCCACCAGCCTGAGCTCGCCCCTGGAGACCTGGAGGATGATGATGGCTTCATTGAGGATAATTACATCCAGGCCAGCGAGAGGCAGCAAGCCGAGCAGGAGGCaggggagcaggaggaggaggaggaggaagatgactTCCAGTTTTCCATTGCATAA
- the LOC121326957 gene encoding leucine-rich repeat-containing protein 19-like isoform X3 yields the protein MRTTGCILRSVLCCWGTILAMTQTPNLCFVTNEQMISCSEKNLKLIPSTVNKSTVTTMDLSQNQLDFSSPENQRRLQSLVSLISLNLSSNYLPLLERSTFSNLTKLQSLDLSNCSLKEIKPGAFHDLSNLQTLILSRNQLRGSLPLAFLDLKRLTLLDLQNNSLVSVELPFLDWLGKVNDVKLHGNEWRCHCPSSAIQQWVKQSRVSGLKCSSPDDSKGLYIEAYPCKESVFMSLSAEYRDTVYIAGPFNTNGSVGTNSSVPPGGAKSMPSWRYLVAVLVTAICLSVLIALAVKCKLFSRYLASYRHTRLSDTDTSSRYSQYDAESMSGRGGAHQPELAPGDLEDDDGFIEDNYIQASERQQAEQEAGEQEEEEEEDDFQFSIA from the exons ATGAGAACCACAGGCTGTATCCTGAGATCTGTATTGTGTTGCTGGGGGACCATCCTTGCCATGACACAGACTCCAAACCTGTGCTTTGTCACCAATGAG CAGATGATCAGCTGCAGTGAGAAGAATCTCAAACTAATCCCGTCGACAGTTAACAAGAGCACTGTGACCACCATGGATCTATCACAGAACCAGCTGGACTTCTCCAGCCCTGAAAACCAAAGGAGACTACAGAGCCTTGTGTCTTTGATTTCCCTTAACCTTTCCAGCAACTACCTCCCCCTGCTGGAAAGATCGACCTTCAGCAACCTCACCAAACTACAGAGCCTGGATCTCAGCAACTGTAGTCTGAAGGAGATAAAGCCTGGGGCTTTCCACGACCTGTCTAACCTACAGACACTCATTCTCAGCAGGAACCAGCTCAGGGGCTCCCTCCCTCTGGCTTTCCTGGATCTGAAGCGCCTAACGTTGCTGGATCTGCAGAACAACAGCTTGGTCTCTGTCGAACTGCCATTCCTGGACTGGCTTGGGAAGGTGAATGACGTGAAACTTCATGGCAATGAGTGGAGGTGTCACTGCCCAAGCAGCGCCATCCAGCAGTGGGTCAAGCAATCCAGAG TGTCTGGGTTGAAGTGCTCCTCCCCTGATGACTCCAAAGGCTTGTACATCGAGGCCTATCCGTGCAAGGAAAGTGTTTTTATGTCTCTCAGTGCTGAGTACCGAGATACTGTCTACATCGCAGGACCATTCAATACCA ATGGGTCAGTAGGGACCAACAGCAGTGTGCCACCAGGGGGCGCCAAAAGCATGCCCAGCTGGAGGTACCTGGTGGCGGTGCTGGTGACGGCTATCTGCCTCTCCGTCCTGATCGCGCTGGCCGTGAAGTGCAAGCTCTTCAGCCGCTACCTGGCCAGCTACCGGCACACGCGGCTGTCTGACACCGACACCTCCAGCCGGTACAGCCAGTACGACGCAGAGAGCATGTCTGGGCGGGGAGGGGCCCACCAGCCTGAGCTCGCCCCTGGAGACCTGGAGGATGATGATGGCTTCATTGAGGATAATTACATCCAGGCCAGCGAGAGGCAGCAAGCCGAGCAGGAGGCaggggagcaggaggaggaggaggaggaagatgactTCCAGTTTTCCATTGCATAA
- the LOC121326957 gene encoding leucine-rich repeat-containing protein 19-like isoform X2, whose protein sequence is MSILQPRMITLIQDQETMRTTGCILRSVLCCWGTILAMTQTPNLCFVTNEMISCSEKNLKLIPSTVNKSTVTTMDLSQNQLDFSSPENQRRLQSLVSLISLNLSSNYLPLLERSTFSNLTKLQSLDLSNCSLKEIKPGAFHDLSNLQTLILSRNQLRGSLPLAFLDLKRLTLLDLQNNSLVSVELPFLDWLGKVNDVKLHGNEWRCHCPSSAIQQWVKQSRVSGLKCSSPDDSKGLYIEAYPCKESVFMSLSAEYRDTVYIAGPFNTNGSVGTNSSVPPGGAKSMPSWRYLVAVLVTAICLSVLIALAVKCKLFSRYLASYRHTRLSDTDTSSRYSQYDAESMSGRGGAHQPELAPGDLEDDDGFIEDNYIQASERQQAEQEAGEQEEEEEEDDFQFSIA, encoded by the exons ATGTCCATACTGCAGCCTCGCATGATCACCTTGATACA GGATCAGGAAACTATGAGAACCACAGGCTGTATCCTGAGATCTGTATTGTGTTGCTGGGGGACCATCCTTGCCATGACACAGACTCCAAACCTGTGCTTTGTCACCAATGAG ATGATCAGCTGCAGTGAGAAGAATCTCAAACTAATCCCGTCGACAGTTAACAAGAGCACTGTGACCACCATGGATCTATCACAGAACCAGCTGGACTTCTCCAGCCCTGAAAACCAAAGGAGACTACAGAGCCTTGTGTCTTTGATTTCCCTTAACCTTTCCAGCAACTACCTCCCCCTGCTGGAAAGATCGACCTTCAGCAACCTCACCAAACTACAGAGCCTGGATCTCAGCAACTGTAGTCTGAAGGAGATAAAGCCTGGGGCTTTCCACGACCTGTCTAACCTACAGACACTCATTCTCAGCAGGAACCAGCTCAGGGGCTCCCTCCCTCTGGCTTTCCTGGATCTGAAGCGCCTAACGTTGCTGGATCTGCAGAACAACAGCTTGGTCTCTGTCGAACTGCCATTCCTGGACTGGCTTGGGAAGGTGAATGACGTGAAACTTCATGGCAATGAGTGGAGGTGTCACTGCCCAAGCAGCGCCATCCAGCAGTGGGTCAAGCAATCCAGAG TGTCTGGGTTGAAGTGCTCCTCCCCTGATGACTCCAAAGGCTTGTACATCGAGGCCTATCCGTGCAAGGAAAGTGTTTTTATGTCTCTCAGTGCTGAGTACCGAGATACTGTCTACATCGCAGGACCATTCAATACCA ATGGGTCAGTAGGGACCAACAGCAGTGTGCCACCAGGGGGCGCCAAAAGCATGCCCAGCTGGAGGTACCTGGTGGCGGTGCTGGTGACGGCTATCTGCCTCTCCGTCCTGATCGCGCTGGCCGTGAAGTGCAAGCTCTTCAGCCGCTACCTGGCCAGCTACCGGCACACGCGGCTGTCTGACACCGACACCTCCAGCCGGTACAGCCAGTACGACGCAGAGAGCATGTCTGGGCGGGGAGGGGCCCACCAGCCTGAGCTCGCCCCTGGAGACCTGGAGGATGATGATGGCTTCATTGAGGATAATTACATCCAGGCCAGCGAGAGGCAGCAAGCCGAGCAGGAGGCaggggagcaggaggaggaggaggaggaagatgactTCCAGTTTTCCATTGCATAA
- the LOC121326957 gene encoding leucine-rich repeat-containing protein 19-like isoform X1 — MSILQPRMITLIQDQETMRTTGCILRSVLCCWGTILAMTQTPNLCFVTNEQMISCSEKNLKLIPSTVNKSTVTTMDLSQNQLDFSSPENQRRLQSLVSLISLNLSSNYLPLLERSTFSNLTKLQSLDLSNCSLKEIKPGAFHDLSNLQTLILSRNQLRGSLPLAFLDLKRLTLLDLQNNSLVSVELPFLDWLGKVNDVKLHGNEWRCHCPSSAIQQWVKQSRVSGLKCSSPDDSKGLYIEAYPCKESVFMSLSAEYRDTVYIAGPFNTNGSVGTNSSVPPGGAKSMPSWRYLVAVLVTAICLSVLIALAVKCKLFSRYLASYRHTRLSDTDTSSRYSQYDAESMSGRGGAHQPELAPGDLEDDDGFIEDNYIQASERQQAEQEAGEQEEEEEEDDFQFSIA, encoded by the exons ATGTCCATACTGCAGCCTCGCATGATCACCTTGATACA GGATCAGGAAACTATGAGAACCACAGGCTGTATCCTGAGATCTGTATTGTGTTGCTGGGGGACCATCCTTGCCATGACACAGACTCCAAACCTGTGCTTTGTCACCAATGAG CAGATGATCAGCTGCAGTGAGAAGAATCTCAAACTAATCCCGTCGACAGTTAACAAGAGCACTGTGACCACCATGGATCTATCACAGAACCAGCTGGACTTCTCCAGCCCTGAAAACCAAAGGAGACTACAGAGCCTTGTGTCTTTGATTTCCCTTAACCTTTCCAGCAACTACCTCCCCCTGCTGGAAAGATCGACCTTCAGCAACCTCACCAAACTACAGAGCCTGGATCTCAGCAACTGTAGTCTGAAGGAGATAAAGCCTGGGGCTTTCCACGACCTGTCTAACCTACAGACACTCATTCTCAGCAGGAACCAGCTCAGGGGCTCCCTCCCTCTGGCTTTCCTGGATCTGAAGCGCCTAACGTTGCTGGATCTGCAGAACAACAGCTTGGTCTCTGTCGAACTGCCATTCCTGGACTGGCTTGGGAAGGTGAATGACGTGAAACTTCATGGCAATGAGTGGAGGTGTCACTGCCCAAGCAGCGCCATCCAGCAGTGGGTCAAGCAATCCAGAG TGTCTGGGTTGAAGTGCTCCTCCCCTGATGACTCCAAAGGCTTGTACATCGAGGCCTATCCGTGCAAGGAAAGTGTTTTTATGTCTCTCAGTGCTGAGTACCGAGATACTGTCTACATCGCAGGACCATTCAATACCA ATGGGTCAGTAGGGACCAACAGCAGTGTGCCACCAGGGGGCGCCAAAAGCATGCCCAGCTGGAGGTACCTGGTGGCGGTGCTGGTGACGGCTATCTGCCTCTCCGTCCTGATCGCGCTGGCCGTGAAGTGCAAGCTCTTCAGCCGCTACCTGGCCAGCTACCGGCACACGCGGCTGTCTGACACCGACACCTCCAGCCGGTACAGCCAGTACGACGCAGAGAGCATGTCTGGGCGGGGAGGGGCCCACCAGCCTGAGCTCGCCCCTGGAGACCTGGAGGATGATGATGGCTTCATTGAGGATAATTACATCCAGGCCAGCGAGAGGCAGCAAGCCGAGCAGGAGGCaggggagcaggaggaggaggaggaggaagatgactTCCAGTTTTCCATTGCATAA